From the Ptychodera flava strain L36383 unplaced genomic scaffold, AS_Pfla_20210202 Scaffold_81__1_contigs__length_545109_pilon, whole genome shotgun sequence genome, one window contains:
- the LOC139128973 gene encoding uncharacterized protein, whose amino-acid sequence MAGLPNPLTSTNNQPHLRLQYTLRGIQRLQGPSSRPRLPITFDILRQLCSLLRSTVYGPYLDLLLESAFVLAFFGFLRCSEFTCSGRSFNPAYNLCVRDLNVQTDTQGYPDALSVNIKASKTDQMRRGFKLRLFATKSTICPVTTIHRFLRVRRQMCSSPQEPLFILPERVPLNRETFTALLRSLLSRLGFQPHLYAGHSFRIGAATTAAHAHLPDHLIQTLGRWSSDCYRTYIRTPESLLRHASQSMTMP is encoded by the coding sequence ATGGCGGGTCTGCCAAACCCACTCACCTCAACTAACAACCAACCACACCTTCGTCTCCAGTACACCTTACGGGGAATTCAACGGCTGCAAGGACCATCTTCACGCCCCCGGCTACCCATAACATTTGATATCCTGCGACAACTGTGCTCGCTGCTCCGCTCCACTGTGTATGGACCATATCTAGACCTCCTGCTGGAATCTGCGTTCGTCTTAGCCTTCTTTGGTTTTCTCCGCTGTAGCGAATTCACCTGCTCTGGACGCTCCTTTAACCCTGCATATAACCTGTGTGTTCGCGACCTCAACGTCCAAACCGACACTCAGGGCTATCCGGATGCTCTTTCCGTGAACATTAAGGCATCCAAGACAGATCAAATGCGCCGTGGCTTTAAGCTTCGTCTATTCGCCACCAAGTCAACGATATGCCCAGTCACAACAATCCATCGTTTCCTCAGAGTCCGCCGACAAATGTGTTCTTCGCCTCAGGAACCCCTCTTCATCCTTCCAGAAAGAGTACCACTAAACCGCGAGACATTCACTGCGCTGCTCCGTTCCTTACTTTCGCGCCTTGGCTTCCAGCCCCACCTGTACGCTGGACATTCATTTCGCATTGGGGCAGCCACCACAGCCGCACACGCCCACCTTCCAGACCACCTTATTCAAACTCTCGGCAGGTGGTCCAGTGACTGTTACCGTACTTATATTCGGACACCAGAAAGCCTTCTGCGTCACGCATCTCAATCAATGACTATGCCATAG
- the LOC139128974 gene encoding uncharacterized protein codes for MALITHIFRRLSVPIAPHKTVGPVTILEYLGIELDTVKMEARLPHDKLSRIAALIQSFLSRPTCTKRELLSLLGHLNFACRVIIPGRTFISRLIEISKGARKLHYRIHLTAESRLDLRMWHRFLSSWNGVSMFLDFHATRASAIQLFTDASGIGFGGYFQGQWFNARCWPPHLKLDANRELSIAFQELYPIVIAALLWGQSWTRKRLVFNCDNMATVHIVNKGRSKSPSIMKLMRTLVLCAASHNFMFHADHIPGKHT; via the coding sequence ATGGCCTTAATTACCCACATCTTCAGGAGACTCTCTGTACCCATCGCGCCACACAAGACCGTCGGCCCCGTTACTATACTAGAATACCTTGGAATAGAGCTTGACACAGTGAAGATGGAAGCGCGGCTCCCTCACGATAAACTGTCTAGAATAGCCGCCCTCATCCAGTCCTTCTTATCTCGCCCCACGTGTACAAAACGAGAACTGCTAAGCCTCCTAGGGCACCTCAACTTTGCATGCCGTGTCATTATACCTGGGCGAACTTTCATATCACGCCTAATCGAAATCTCAAAAGGAGCACGGAAACTCCACTACCGCATCCATTTGACCGCCGAGAGCAGACTTGACCTTCGGATGTGGCACCGCTTTCTCTCCAGCTGGAACGGAGTATCAATGTTCCTCGACTTCCACGCTACAAGGGCCTCAGCAATACAGCTTTTTACAGATGCCAGTGGTATTGGTTTTGGCGGGTATTTCCAAGGGCAATGGTTTAATGCACGCTGCTGGCCTCCCCATCTCAAGCTTGACGCCAACCGTGAGCTCTCCATTGCTTTTCAGGAACTCTACCCAATCGTCATCGCAGCTCTACTTTGGGGCCAATCATGGACCCGCAAACGCTTGGTGTTCAACTGCGACAACATGGCCACGGTCCATATTGTCAATAAAGGCCGTTCCAAGTCACCATCAATCATGAAACTGATGCGCACCCTCGTGCTTTGCGCTGCCTCCCATAATTTCATGTTCCATGCCGACCACATACCAGGCAAACATACTTAA